The Zestosphaera sp. genome contains a region encoding:
- a CDS encoding 50S ribosomal protein L40e — translation MPITDPEAMKIVEARVLNKLVCRRCGALNPPGATKCRRCRSKSLRPKKKKIGVRK, via the coding sequence ATGCCGATAACAGACCCTGAAGCAATGAAGATCGTTGAGGCGAGAGTACTTAATAAACTCGTCTGCAGGAGATGTGGCGCACTAAACCCTCCGGGAGCTACTAAGTGCAGAAGGTGCAGGAGTAAGTCTCTAAGACCTAAGAAGAAGAAAATAGGTGTTAGAAAGTAG
- a CDS encoding amino acid ABC transporter substrate-binding protein, translating into MALKPTVIIALILVVVVVAGLLYWYFVMMPSTPTTEIPDKITVGLTLGLSGAYSYASHQGLWGIQAAIKWVNDVYGGIKIGNKAVKIELKYYDDQSNKELVSSLYEQLINVDKVDFLLGPYGSPLVMVAAPVAARYNKTMINWMGTGDVIHEQGYKNLVMVSTHSSYQMRSAINMIKTLDPNATIAVIFKEDEHNRYLARGALDEARKLGLSVVFNKSYPIDIRDFTPIFTEMAAKKPDVIIICPHEADGILAAQQLAELNINAKLMIMGFVPSLKSFRDALGNLAEGWAGTNQWTYGASYTPDDAQALGYEWFGPTEDKFLELYNQVADPGQFPSEHAGAGAAAILVLARAIEKAQSLDQSAVRSALNTMKLATFYGLYQIDPITGKQIAHIEILSQWQGGKFVAIWPPEIATSQPVYPIPTWDEKRQGAQALP; encoded by the coding sequence ATGGCTTTGAAACCAACAGTAATTATAGCACTAATACTTGTTGTCGTAGTAGTTGCGGGATTGCTCTACTGGTACTTTGTCATGATGCCTTCCACACCAACTACGGAAATACCTGACAAGATAACGGTCGGTTTGACTTTAGGGCTTTCGGGAGCATACTCTTACGCTTCACATCAGGGTCTCTGGGGTATTCAAGCAGCTATTAAGTGGGTTAATGATGTTTATGGTGGTATTAAGATAGGTAATAAGGCTGTGAAGATAGAGTTGAAGTATTATGATGATCAATCTAATAAAGAGCTTGTATCAAGTCTTTATGAGCAATTAATTAACGTTGATAAGGTAGACTTCTTGCTAGGTCCTTACGGGTCTCCCTTAGTGATGGTTGCGGCTCCCGTAGCTGCCAGATACAATAAGACTATGATTAACTGGATGGGCACGGGTGACGTAATACATGAGCAAGGCTATAAGAATCTAGTAATGGTTTCAACACACTCTAGCTATCAGATGAGGTCCGCAATAAATATGATTAAAACTTTAGATCCCAACGCCACGATAGCAGTGATATTCAAGGAAGATGAGCATAATAGGTACTTAGCTAGGGGGGCTCTCGATGAAGCCCGAAAACTTGGCTTAAGTGTAGTGTTTAATAAGTCTTATCCAATAGATATTAGAGACTTTACCCCAATATTCACAGAGATGGCTGCGAAAAAACCTGATGTGATCATTATATGTCCTCACGAAGCCGACGGCATACTAGCTGCTCAGCAACTCGCCGAACTCAACATAAACGCTAAGCTCATGATCATGGGTTTCGTCCCCAGTCTCAAATCATTTAGAGACGCTCTAGGTAACTTAGCTGAGGGATGGGCAGGAACTAATCAGTGGACGTATGGTGCCTCTTACACTCCTGATGACGCTCAGGCTTTAGGGTATGAGTGGTTCGGACCTACTGAGGATAAGTTCCTTGAACTATATAATCAAGTAGCTGATCCAGGCCAGTTCCCATCAGAACATGCTGGTGCTGGCGCTGCTGCGATACTAGTCTTAGCTAGAGCTATAGAGAAAGCACAGAGTCTCGATCAGAGCGCTGTCAGGAGCGCGCTAAACACTATGAAGCTAGCTACTTTCTATGGGCTCTATCAGATAGACCCGATTACCGGAAAGCAAATAGCTCATATCGAAATACTATCTCAGTGGCAGGGAGGCAAATTTGTGGCTATATGGCCTCCGGAAATCGCTACATCGCAACCAGTTTACCCCATACCCACGTGGGATGAAAAGAGACAAGGTGCGCAAGCACTCCCATAA
- a CDS encoding branched-chain amino acid ABC transporter permease: protein MVTAEYVLFATVTGIMLGTFYGLATVGLSFTFGILKILNSGHGSLVMIGAYISYWGFALFGLSPLISALLAFAVGFLIGLILYQGLISRVLGGPELISLVIMFAFGIFLQEIAKFSWGASPRGFTLGLGSVNIFGYEYPLTRVIGGVISAAIVLVLYVFLFRTKSGNAIRSVVEDPEGAALCGVNVSRVYALSLAIALGLTVASGALSTLFVSGGIEPYMGDLYTTRAFAIAVLGGLTSPFGSFLAGLLFGVFENLSYMTLSLANVGNPFSMTRFLTFAMILLVLLIRPQGLLKR, encoded by the coding sequence TTGGTAACGGCTGAATACGTCCTATTCGCAACTGTTACTGGAATCATGTTAGGAACTTTTTACGGGCTAGCTACGGTCGGTCTCAGTTTTACTTTCGGGATCTTAAAAATTCTTAATAGCGGTCATGGGAGTTTAGTGATGATTGGGGCTTACATTAGTTACTGGGGTTTCGCGTTGTTTGGACTCTCTCCACTGATCTCGGCTCTCCTAGCTTTCGCCGTAGGGTTCTTGATTGGATTAATACTGTATCAAGGTCTTATATCACGCGTACTTGGCGGCCCCGAATTAATCTCGCTAGTCATAATGTTTGCTTTCGGCATTTTCTTGCAGGAAATAGCTAAGTTTTCTTGGGGGGCCTCACCAAGAGGGTTTACGTTGGGTTTAGGGAGTGTCAACATATTCGGTTATGAGTATCCCTTAACACGCGTTATTGGAGGTGTGATTAGTGCGGCAATAGTTTTAGTACTTTATGTTTTCTTATTTAGGACTAAATCTGGAAACGCTATTAGGAGCGTCGTAGAAGACCCTGAAGGGGCTGCGTTATGTGGGGTTAACGTGAGCAGAGTTTACGCACTGAGTCTAGCTATAGCGCTCGGGTTGACTGTTGCTAGTGGAGCCTTATCAACCCTGTTTGTTTCAGGTGGTATAGAGCCTTATATGGGTGACCTCTACACTACTAGAGCTTTTGCGATAGCTGTTTTGGGAGGTCTTACGTCACCTTTCGGTTCTTTCTTAGCGGGTCTGCTTTTCGGCGTTTTCGAGAACCTCTCTTACATGACGCTGTCACTAGCTAATGTTGGGAATCCTTTCTCTATGACAAGATTCCTGACGTTCGCGATGATATTATTAGTGCTCCTAATAAGACCTCAAGGACTTTTGAAGAGGTGA
- a CDS encoding TIGR00269 family protein produces the protein MKCVVCGLRDAVVMQRHTGRVLCRDCFIKDVISRVEREIKKFHMFSDNDRLLIAASGGKDSYVLLDIILRLHDPSKIGVVTIVEGIEGYNRLEDVEKVRRLANVNGVDVIVLTLKDYVGYNLTELVSLGFNKDIRVSPCTFCGVLRRKAINEVARDLGFTKVLTAHNLDDEAQTIILNILRGDLFRLVQILPNGPMLSKLFVRKVKPLRKIYEEEVAIYAHLIDYEFQTTDCPYLRYFPSLRAKIREYLYKLEKEKPGALLNLIERIDAILAKHVSRYVNYPELPRCAICGEPTAYGRNYCMACELLTILGVSKPSYNRSSYLRFSPRS, from the coding sequence ATGAAGTGTGTTGTGTGTGGTTTGCGCGATGCCGTAGTGATGCAGAGGCATACTGGGAGAGTCTTATGCAGAGATTGCTTCATAAAAGACGTAATATCTAGAGTCGAGAGAGAAATTAAGAAGTTCCACATGTTCTCAGACAATGACCGATTATTAATTGCGGCATCAGGCGGTAAAGACAGTTACGTACTCCTAGACATAATTCTCAGATTACATGACCCCTCCAAGATAGGTGTAGTAACTATTGTTGAAGGAATAGAAGGTTATAATAGGCTAGAAGACGTCGAAAAAGTTAGAAGATTAGCTAACGTAAACGGCGTTGACGTTATAGTCTTGACTCTGAAAGATTACGTGGGCTATAACTTGACAGAACTAGTTAGTTTAGGGTTCAATAAAGACATTAGGGTAAGTCCCTGTACCTTCTGTGGCGTGCTTAGGAGGAAAGCAATTAATGAGGTAGCTAGAGACTTAGGATTTACTAAGGTCTTGACGGCCCACAATTTAGACGATGAAGCACAGACGATCATCCTGAATATTCTTAGAGGCGATCTTTTCAGGCTTGTTCAGATATTGCCAAACGGTCCCATGTTGAGTAAGCTTTTCGTACGTAAAGTAAAGCCACTAAGAAAAATATATGAGGAGGAGGTAGCTATCTACGCACACTTAATAGATTATGAGTTCCAGACAACAGACTGCCCCTACCTCAGGTATTTTCCCTCACTCAGAGCTAAGATTAGGGAATACTTGTATAAGCTTGAGAAGGAAAAGCCTGGCGCACTACTCAACTTGATAGAGAGGATAGACGCGATATTAGCTAAGCACGTAAGTCGTTACGTGAATTACCCTGAACTACCGAGATGCGCTATATGTGGTGAGCCAACAGCATACGGAAGAAATTACTGCATGGCCTGCGAACTACTCACCATATTAGGAGTAAGCAAGCCGTCTTACAATAGAAGTAGTTACTTAAGATTCTCTCCTAGAAGTTAG
- a CDS encoding ABC transporter ATP-binding protein — MSEVILKAENIEAGYKGVQVLWGTTVNVNKNEIVAVLGPNGAGKTTLLKSIIGLLKIWGGSIKLLNEEISRLPIHERVKRGIALVPEGRKLFPNMTVEENLIMGAYLYNIKRNKEIQNIIEIVYSLFPILKERRTQKAGTLSGGQQQMLAIGRALMTNPKILLLDEPTLGLSPKLANEVLETVIKLRKELGISVLLVEEKVLLATRVADRIYLINQGRIEHEVLKSDFERDELLYKYLGL, encoded by the coding sequence ATGAGTGAGGTAATCCTCAAAGCAGAAAACATTGAAGCTGGGTATAAAGGAGTTCAAGTGCTTTGGGGTACTACTGTAAACGTCAATAAAAATGAGATAGTCGCGGTATTGGGTCCTAACGGTGCCGGCAAAACAACACTCCTCAAATCAATCATAGGTCTTCTAAAGATTTGGGGAGGGTCTATAAAACTCTTGAATGAGGAGATATCTAGACTTCCAATACACGAGAGAGTAAAGAGAGGGATTGCGTTAGTACCTGAAGGAAGGAAGTTATTTCCTAATATGACTGTCGAAGAGAACTTGATCATGGGTGCTTACCTCTACAACATCAAGAGAAATAAGGAGATACAAAATATTATTGAGATAGTCTATAGTTTATTTCCTATCTTAAAAGAAAGACGTACTCAGAAAGCCGGAACGCTAAGTGGCGGGCAACAACAAATGCTCGCTATAGGGAGAGCCTTGATGACAAACCCGAAAATATTGTTGTTAGATGAACCGACGTTAGGGCTCTCACCTAAGCTTGCTAACGAGGTGCTTGAAACAGTTATTAAGCTCCGTAAAGAGCTCGGCATTTCAGTCTTGCTAGTAGAGGAGAAAGTCTTACTTGCTACGCGTGTGGCAGACAGGATATACTTAATAAATCAGGGGAGGATCGAACACGAGGTGCTAAAGAGCGACTTCGAGAGAGATGAGCTACTGTATAAGTATTTAGGTCTCTAA
- the mpgS gene encoding mannosyl-3-phosphoglycerate synthase, producing MLIRYPFKFETYGAVRIYDVTRTVSLYGIDFEKRHGAFGLTSENLTRIAESTAIVVPVKDEDPLVLEGVLRAVPLHSPLIVVSNSSTKPLDVYSNEVDIAKNIHQLSGRSVIVLHQKDPLIAELLKSEVPDLIDESEGLVRDGKGEGLLIGTLAAEGINSKYVGYVDSDIYIPGAVLEYSLIYYTALAMSRSPYKMVRISWGFKGWYGEEFLLRRWGRVSAVVSSVLNNALSKGRKFETDIIKTSNSGEHAMSIELAKILGFASKYAIETYELVHLLETCYIGLREGLCSALPNTIDILQVESRNPHLHVQKGELHILEMLAESLGVIYHSRLADQYIKNSILRILREFSYEEEPPKPKTYEYPKINARKFLDEILSRSDVSIAHGF from the coding sequence TTGCTTATTAGGTATCCGTTTAAGTTTGAGACGTACGGAGCTGTCAGAATATATGATGTTACTAGAACGGTCTCTCTCTACGGTATTGACTTTGAGAAAAGGCACGGCGCATTCGGCTTAACTTCTGAGAACTTAACTAGGATTGCCGAATCAACAGCTATAGTTGTTCCTGTCAAAGACGAGGACCCCCTAGTTTTAGAGGGTGTTCTCCGTGCTGTTCCCCTACACTCTCCTCTCATCGTGGTTTCTAATTCTTCAACCAAGCCTCTTGACGTCTACTCTAATGAAGTCGACATAGCTAAGAATATTCACCAACTATCAGGGAGGTCTGTAATAGTGTTACATCAGAAAGACCCACTCATAGCGGAATTACTCAAGAGTGAAGTTCCTGACCTGATAGACGAGTCTGAAGGACTGGTTAGGGATGGTAAGGGCGAGGGTCTCTTAATAGGTACTCTAGCCGCTGAAGGTATTAACTCTAAGTATGTTGGATACGTAGACAGCGATATTTACATCCCCGGCGCTGTACTCGAGTATTCACTAATCTATTACACAGCCCTAGCAATGAGTAGGTCGCCCTATAAGATGGTGCGTATTTCGTGGGGGTTTAAAGGCTGGTACGGAGAAGAATTCCTTCTGAGGCGATGGGGGCGCGTATCTGCCGTAGTAAGTAGCGTGCTCAATAACGCTCTCTCGAAAGGGAGAAAATTCGAGACAGACATAATAAAAACCAGTAATAGCGGTGAACACGCTATGAGTATAGAATTAGCAAAAATACTGGGCTTTGCTTCGAAATACGCTATAGAGACATATGAGCTAGTACACCTGCTCGAGACTTGTTACATCGGTTTGAGAGAAGGCTTGTGCAGTGCTTTACCAAACACCATAGACATACTACAGGTAGAGTCTAGGAATCCGCATCTCCACGTACAGAAAGGAGAACTACATATCTTAGAAATGCTGGCAGAAAGCCTAGGAGTTATATATCACTCTAGGCTAGCAGACCAATATATTAAAAACTCAATACTCAGGATATTGAGAGAATTCTCGTACGAAGAAGAACCGCCTAAACCCAAAACTTATGAGTACCCAAAAATAAACGCAAGAAAATTTCTTGATGAGATACTGTCAAGGAGTGATGTCTCGATTGCACACGGATTTTAG
- a CDS encoding branched-chain amino acid ABC transporter permease, producing MNLRVHRSLLLLLLLSVTLLFIRAIIPETRQIISILFFYIALSEVFNLFTGLTLYVCFGYVAFVALGMYGGGATIKYLLSAPNPPHLGVVLVCSFAVAGALALVLALAVGWISIRLKGAYFAIATIGLNEGLKNLIEGTGIWGGSSGLIIASDLIQAYNYETFIFVTTDLADYLIFAVYVVTIMCIYLVVRSRLGYGLAALREDEEAANVMGVNVVGYKLVVFVISATLAGMLGAAKMIRDVAIYPPQAFAVSYTVEAIVISMLGGLGTVTGPVVGGLVYGVLKYMLTVSFPGLQLLALAPALMVMCVVFPYGVVGWLKRKFRGSTVESLLM from the coding sequence GTGAATCTTAGAGTTCACAGGTCTTTACTCCTCTTACTACTACTCTCGGTTACGCTACTTTTTATCAGGGCCATAATTCCAGAGACTAGGCAGATCATATCGATATTATTTTTCTACATAGCACTTAGTGAAGTCTTCAACTTATTCACAGGCTTGACTCTCTACGTCTGTTTTGGTTACGTGGCTTTCGTCGCTTTAGGCATGTACGGCGGTGGAGCAACTATAAAGTATCTACTCTCAGCTCCTAATCCCCCACACCTAGGAGTAGTTCTTGTTTGCAGTTTTGCTGTAGCAGGGGCGCTCGCGTTAGTCCTGGCCTTAGCAGTTGGGTGGATAAGTATAAGGTTGAAGGGCGCGTACTTCGCTATAGCAACTATAGGTCTTAACGAAGGACTTAAGAATTTAATAGAAGGAACTGGGATCTGGGGTGGTAGTAGCGGTCTCATAATAGCTAGTGACTTAATACAGGCTTACAACTACGAAACATTTATCTTCGTTACTACAGACCTTGCTGATTACCTTATCTTCGCAGTATATGTCGTTACGATAATGTGCATATACTTAGTAGTCAGGTCTAGGCTAGGTTATGGCTTGGCTGCTTTAAGAGAAGACGAGGAAGCAGCGAACGTTATGGGCGTAAACGTGGTGGGGTATAAGCTTGTCGTTTTCGTGATTAGCGCTACGCTCGCCGGTATGTTAGGAGCTGCTAAGATGATTAGAGATGTTGCTATATATCCTCCACAGGCGTTCGCAGTCTCCTACACTGTTGAGGCTATAGTGATATCAATGCTTGGTGGCTTAGGCACAGTCACAGGACCTGTAGTAGGTGGTTTAGTGTATGGTGTCCTAAAGTACATGCTCACAGTAAGTTTTCCAGGACTTCAACTACTAGCTTTAGCTCCGGCTCTCATGGTAATGTGTGTTGTGTTCCCCTACGGCGTGGTTGGATGGCTTAAGAGGAAGTTTAGGGGGAGTACAGTTGAGTCACTACTCATGTAG
- a CDS encoding nucleotidyltransferase: protein MPYSVGCLAEVLKRLDAGGIKGVIIGSTVYALRLELRELEDDVDLFTTTLSPVFDEDIVFKVAEKIGCQVGSTEWGTPSLECALSSECVVLVELYENIHDFYVPPEMLEEAETLKLGEVEVRVLKIEDYIILKARAGREQDMETLSYISDLIKSKDLKVDFKILSERLNLFDEDEQKLIMRRLNTVSIKI, encoded by the coding sequence TTGCCTTATAGTGTTGGCTGTTTAGCCGAGGTTTTGAAGAGGCTTGACGCCGGAGGCATTAAGGGGGTTATTATCGGTAGCACAGTGTATGCTCTAAGACTAGAGTTGAGGGAGCTAGAAGATGATGTAGACTTATTCACTACGACTCTTTCTCCAGTATTCGATGAAGATATTGTTTTTAAGGTGGCTGAAAAAATTGGTTGTCAAGTAGGTAGTACTGAGTGGGGCACTCCTAGTCTTGAGTGTGCTTTGAGCAGTGAGTGCGTTGTGTTGGTAGAGTTGTACGAGAATATACATGACTTCTACGTGCCCCCTGAAATGCTGGAGGAAGCTGAAACCTTGAAACTCGGGGAAGTTGAGGTGAGAGTACTCAAGATTGAAGACTACATAATACTTAAAGCAAGAGCTGGCAGAGAACAAGATATGGAGACGTTAAGCTATATTAGCGACCTCATTAAAAGTAAAGACTTAAAAGTAGATTTCAAGATCTTAAGTGAGAGACTGAATTTATTTGATGAAGACGAACAAAAACTAATTATGCGGAGGCTCAACACCGTAAGCATAAAGATTTAA
- a CDS encoding ABC transporter ATP-binding protein, whose product MSRKELLRLVNVSKSFGGIKALNNVSLTIAEGEKLAIIGPNGAGKTTLFNAISGVFGLDSGKIFYLGKDITKLPPFKRKYIGISRAFQIPRPFAGMTVLDNVVVGALFSKDIKSIKEARDRAEEILSLVGLHSKRDELALNLTSPEKKLLELARALAPRPKLLLLDEIVAGIPPAEVDKIMSLVVKISEQENISVVALVEHVMRVLKYVERAVFLHEGRVMMDDTPDKVLNSEVVRDIYLGKVYE is encoded by the coding sequence ATGAGTAGAAAAGAATTATTGAGACTCGTGAATGTCTCAAAGAGTTTCGGCGGTATCAAAGCACTTAATAACGTTAGCTTGACTATCGCGGAGGGTGAGAAGCTAGCTATAATAGGTCCTAACGGTGCCGGCAAAACAACACTCTTCAACGCAATAAGCGGCGTTTTTGGCTTAGATTCTGGAAAGATATTCTATCTAGGCAAGGACATCACTAAATTACCGCCATTCAAGAGGAAGTATATCGGTATATCTAGAGCTTTCCAGATACCAAGACCCTTCGCTGGAATGACTGTCTTAGATAACGTTGTTGTCGGAGCATTATTCTCTAAAGACATAAAGAGCATTAAGGAAGCTAGAGATAGAGCTGAGGAGATCCTATCTCTGGTTGGTTTACATAGCAAGAGAGACGAGCTGGCTCTGAACCTGACATCACCTGAGAAGAAGTTATTAGAGCTAGCTAGAGCTTTAGCTCCCAGACCAAAGCTATTACTACTTGACGAGATAGTGGCTGGAATCCCACCAGCAGAAGTTGATAAGATAATGAGCTTAGTTGTTAAGATCTCAGAGCAAGAGAATATATCTGTAGTGGCGCTGGTAGAACACGTCATGAGGGTGTTAAAGTATGTTGAAAGAGCCGTTTTCCTGCATGAAGGTCGAGTGATGATGGATGACACTCCAGACAAGGTTCTTAATAGTGAAGTAGTGAGAGACATATATTTGGGGAAGGTGTATGAGTGA
- a CDS encoding transcription elongation factor yields MRIPLDVLCVKTGVLCPRCQSIVRGGSVREYEVDVMRELLDLEELTDFKFLKDMEYVRSVMGEGALVVILQDTKNNTPDPRSLNKLSWILSERLKVKTKIVTNTRDLKEIVKQLVFPARITSVNTIWLPDGTVEYVVRVPRFELRNLPFKRREIIEDLLTQITGNVVRIRAD; encoded by the coding sequence TTGAGGATCCCGCTAGATGTGCTGTGTGTGAAGACCGGGGTGTTGTGTCCTAGATGTCAGTCTATAGTTAGAGGAGGTTCCGTAAGAGAGTATGAGGTAGACGTAATGAGAGAGCTACTCGATTTAGAGGAACTCACCGATTTCAAGTTTCTGAAAGACATGGAATATGTGCGTAGCGTAATGGGTGAAGGAGCTCTAGTAGTTATACTGCAAGACACTAAGAACAACACGCCAGACCCTAGATCGCTGAATAAACTGAGCTGGATATTAAGTGAGAGACTGAAAGTCAAAACCAAAATAGTAACTAACACGAGAGACCTGAAAGAAATCGTGAAGCAACTAGTTTTTCCCGCTCGGATAACTAGCGTCAATACTATATGGTTGCCTGACGGAACAGTAGAGTACGTAGTTAGAGTACCTAGGTTCGAGTTAAGGAACCTTCCATTCAAGAGGAGAGAAATCATAGAGGATCTCTTAACTCAGATAACAGGCAACGTTGTTAGGATAAGAGCCGACTAA
- a CDS encoding amidohydrolase, which produces MICLRGCFALINGKIYLSYEPLRTSESLVVAGDRVVFAGSKSSTLLISELLECDLIDLEGKVVLPGFVDAHVHLDGIGMYLNTIDLRDVRSIKELKDRVKKSVRNATSWVFGHGWDQELFMEGRWPTRWDLDEVVSDKPALLTRVCGHAAVLNTKAMEITGLISSDSPHVLRNERGEATGVVKEEALEVAKRKFRESLTLEDHKKFLEDAIKYAASFGVTTVGFVSVDDVALRVLGELRNEGKLSVRVRAYLNPGKNNEILLALKKLGIRSGFGDDYLKIRGIKMFVDGSLGARTAWLTEPYNDAPATRGSQLIDEKTLEKLVCEVHDAGLQLAIHAIGDAAIDLVLQAYSKIRDLHEFRHRIEHASVVRPDQISKVGGLGIPLVIQPHFVVTDWWVLKRLGESRATWVYPFKTLIRSGIRLGVSTDSPVEPLNPWETVYAAITRGEYEGIDLFKYTPHEKLSLTEVLSSYTQGSAYVLGEENNIGTLEAGKFADFIVVDKDPYAVDEKTLREIKVLATYVGGVKVYERA; this is translated from the coding sequence GTGATCTGTTTGAGAGGATGTTTTGCGTTAATTAATGGTAAGATATACCTCTCGTATGAGCCGTTAAGAACTTCTGAATCTTTAGTGGTGGCTGGTGACAGAGTCGTTTTTGCAGGTAGCAAGTCAAGTACTTTACTGATTAGTGAGTTGCTTGAATGTGATTTAATTGATTTAGAAGGTAAGGTAGTCTTGCCCGGCTTTGTAGATGCTCACGTACACCTAGATGGGATTGGGATGTACTTGAATACTATTGATTTGAGAGATGTTAGAAGCATCAAAGAACTTAAAGATAGAGTTAAGAAGTCTGTTAGAAACGCTACTTCATGGGTTTTCGGGCATGGATGGGACCAAGAACTCTTTATGGAGGGTAGATGGCCCACGCGCTGGGACCTAGACGAGGTAGTTAGTGATAAGCCCGCATTATTAACTCGCGTTTGCGGGCATGCTGCAGTATTAAACACTAAGGCTATGGAGATCACGGGACTCATAAGTAGTGACTCACCCCACGTATTGAGAAATGAGAGAGGGGAAGCAACAGGGGTTGTTAAGGAAGAAGCTCTTGAGGTAGCTAAAAGAAAATTCAGAGAATCTTTGACACTAGAAGACCATAAGAAATTTTTAGAAGATGCTATCAAGTATGCAGCCTCTTTCGGGGTGACTACGGTAGGCTTCGTAAGTGTTGATGATGTAGCACTCAGAGTGCTTGGAGAACTCAGAAATGAGGGCAAGTTATCAGTTAGAGTTAGAGCTTATCTTAATCCAGGTAAAAATAATGAAATCTTACTAGCTCTCAAGAAATTAGGGATAAGAAGTGGATTCGGAGATGACTATCTAAAAATACGTGGTATTAAAATGTTTGTTGACGGATCTTTAGGAGCTAGGACAGCATGGCTTACGGAACCTTATAATGATGCGCCAGCCACGCGCGGCTCTCAACTCATAGACGAGAAAACTCTTGAGAAGTTAGTTTGCGAGGTTCATGATGCAGGTCTTCAATTAGCCATACACGCTATAGGGGATGCGGCTATAGACTTAGTCTTACAGGCGTACTCAAAAATTCGAGATTTGCATGAGTTTAGGCACAGGATCGAACACGCGTCTGTGGTAAGACCCGACCAGATTAGTAAGGTCGGGGGGTTGGGTATCCCTTTAGTTATTCAGCCGCATTTTGTCGTAACAGATTGGTGGGTGCTTAAAAGACTCGGTGAATCGAGGGCTACTTGGGTTTATCCTTTCAAGACTCTAATTAGGTCAGGAATTCGGTTGGGAGTTAGCACAGATTCTCCTGTAGAGCCCTTAAACCCTTGGGAGACTGTCTATGCTGCTATAACGAGAGGCGAGTATGAGGGCATAGATCTCTTTAAGTATACTCCTCACGAGAAACTATCACTTACTGAGGTCTTAAGTTCATATACTCAGGGCTCAGCCTACGTTCTAGGAGAAGAAAACAATATAGGAACTCTGGAGGCAGGCAAGTTCGCTGACTTCATAGTAGTAGATAAAGATCCTTATGCCGTAGACGAGAAGACGTTACGGGAAATCAAGGTCCTAGCAACTTACGTCGGTGGTGTAAAGGTATACGAACGTGCTTGA
- a CDS encoding HAD hydrolase family protein, whose translation MSRLHTDFRLSGKAIIITDIDDTMLPITQEGSVGELKNFLSKLRILGIEVIPVTFKTFVEIKELMSRLNYSFTAYIIEGGCAIHAVSGFLKWSTRYSFKDYDVLELCNNISLYEELLTHIEKNSNCLEKALRLTKARPDSISEILGIPTDLVKLSQKRSYSEVFITQHAPCRDFITSAVKNTNLKIIQTRRAVHLLEVNKDIAVRSLLKLINTVGRETPIIGVGDNPADEGILSNSDIPVIISENKVEWFKNAYYIRGPGRPPYSWISAVKRALRIAGIYL comes from the coding sequence ATGTCTCGATTGCACACGGATTTTAGACTTAGTGGCAAGGCAATAATAATTACAGACATAGACGATACTATGTTGCCTATAACCCAGGAAGGTTCTGTAGGAGAATTAAAAAATTTCTTAAGTAAGTTAAGGATCTTAGGAATTGAGGTTATACCGGTAACCTTTAAGACGTTTGTCGAGATTAAAGAGTTGATGAGTAGACTAAACTATAGCTTCACAGCGTACATTATTGAGGGGGGCTGTGCCATACATGCTGTTAGTGGTTTCCTGAAGTGGAGCACTAGATACTCATTCAAAGATTATGATGTATTAGAACTATGTAACAACATAAGCCTTTACGAAGAACTACTAACACACATAGAGAAAAACTCTAACTGTCTTGAAAAAGCCTTAAGACTAACCAAAGCAAGACCAGATAGCATTTCAGAAATTCTAGGAATACCCACAGACTTAGTTAAGTTATCTCAGAAGAGGTCCTATAGTGAGGTCTTCATAACTCAGCACGCCCCGTGCAGAGACTTCATAACTTCAGCAGTCAAGAACACAAATCTCAAGATAATCCAGACTAGGAGAGCAGTGCACTTACTAGAGGTGAATAAAGACATAGCAGTGCGTTCTCTTCTGAAACTAATTAACACCGTAGGTCGGGAAACACCAATTATAGGAGTAGGCGATAACCCAGCTGATGAAGGAATACTGAGCAATTCCGATATACCAGTTATAATATCTGAAAATAAGGTAGAGTGGTTTAAAAATGCCTACTATATAAGAGGTCCAGGAAGACCTCCTTATTCATGGATTAGTGCGGTGAAGCGTGCTTTAAGAATTGCAGGAATATATCTTTAA